From Psychroflexus torquis ATCC 700755, the proteins below share one genomic window:
- a CDS encoding helix-turn-helix domain-containing protein, producing the protein MNIKPIRSEADYQKALERLEIIFDAKRGTDEGDELEILAIVIDNYENENFPIGMPDPISAINFRMEQMGLKQKDLVDMIGFKSRVSEIMNKKRKLTLEMIRKLNAKLNIPTEVLIQDY; encoded by the coding sequence ATGAATATAAAACCAATTAGAAGCGAGGCGGATTATCAAAAAGCACTGGAGCGTTTAGAAATAATCTTTGATGCCAAAAGAGGAACTGATGAAGGCGACGAATTGGAAATTCTTGCAATCGTAATTGACAACTACGAAAACGAGAATTTTCCGATTGGAATGCCAGACCCAATTTCAGCCATTAACTTTAGAATGGAGCAAATGGGTTTAAAACAAAAAGATTTGGTAGATATGATTGGTTTCAAAAGTCGTGTGAGCGAAATAATGAACAAAAAGCGCAAACTGACTTTAGAAATGATTAGAAAATTAAACGCCAAATTGAACATTCCGACTGAAGTTTTGATACAAGATTATTGA
- a CDS encoding type IV toxin-antitoxin system AbiEi family antitoxin domain-containing protein: MRIKNISTQSNNILTYFNTLDQDCFAYAEAENALPNSSNSALKELLSDMVKRGLLMRLKKGLYYIIPYEKDAESFMPDWHLIAGHLSKGDNHYIAYYSALHIHNLITQPSIKEQIVVSKQIRPSIIKIKNVDFQFIYHNKNHFFGAKKIWIDSFNKVLCSDLEKTFIDCLFKPDYAGGIVEIARAIYTSKDKIKFDRLFEYAERFKSQAVIKRLGFLLEILEVETDIIPKLNRIKTASYVLLDTELPKSGRMISRWSIQQNLETETIKSAIYT, encoded by the coding sequence ATGAGAATAAAAAACATCTCAACTCAATCAAATAATATCCTGACTTATTTCAATACGTTAGACCAAGATTGTTTTGCTTATGCTGAAGCAGAAAATGCATTACCTAATTCGAGCAATAGTGCCTTGAAGGAATTATTGAGTGATATGGTAAAAAGGGGACTCTTAATGCGTTTAAAAAAAGGTCTCTACTATATCATTCCTTATGAAAAAGACGCGGAATCTTTTATGCCTGATTGGCATCTCATTGCAGGACATCTTTCAAAAGGAGACAATCACTATATTGCTTATTACTCTGCCTTGCACATACACAATTTGATTACTCAACCATCAATAAAAGAACAAATTGTTGTCTCAAAACAAATTCGACCTTCAATAATTAAAATAAAGAATGTTGATTTTCAATTTATTTACCATAACAAAAACCATTTTTTTGGAGCTAAAAAAATATGGATTGATAGCTTTAACAAAGTCCTTTGTTCTGATTTAGAAAAAACATTTATTGACTGCTTGTTTAAACCTGATTATGCAGGTGGAATTGTTGAAATAGCTAGAGCAATTTATACTTCAAAAGATAAAATTAAGTTTGATAGACTTTTTGAATATGCAGAACGCTTCAAATCGCAAGCGGTTATTAAACGTTTGGGGTTTTTATTAGAAATATTAGAAGTGGAGACGGATATTATTCCTAAGCTGAACAGAATAAAAACAGCATCTTACGTACTTTTAGACACCGAATTACCAAAATCAGGTAGAATGATTAGTCGTTGGAGTATTCAACAAAATTTAGAAACGGAAACCATTAAATCAGCTATTTACACGTGA
- a CDS encoding nucleotidyl transferase AbiEii/AbiGii toxin family protein, whose amino-acid sequence MLSWILQGVSEHSTLSKAIVFKGGTVLKKVYFEDYRFSEDLDFTLLDKAVSDE is encoded by the coding sequence GTGCTTTCTTGGATTCTTCAAGGCGTCTCTGAACATTCAACACTTTCAAAAGCAATTGTTTTTAAAGGTGGAACGGTTTTAAAGAAAGTGTATTTTGAAGATTACCGATTTTCAGAAGACCTTGATTTTACTTTACTTGATAAAGCTGTAAGCGACGAGTAA
- a CDS encoding ATP-binding protein, with amino-acid sequence MERKIKNRFGAGKVIILIGPRQGGKTTLFNKLLAEEEYLFLNGEDLRARRLVLNLKLDQLKNPIGNFKIVFIDEAQRIDNIGLTLKSMADQLKSFRLMGSGSSAFELNNQTQEPLTV; translated from the coding sequence TTGGAACGTAAAATTAAAAATCGTTTTGGGGCTGGTAAAGTGATTATTTTAATCGGTCCCAGACAGGGAGGTAAAACCACTTTATTCAATAAACTACTGGCAGAAGAAGAATATCTGTTTCTAAATGGAGAGGATCTAAGGGCTAGAAGATTAGTACTGAATCTCAAATTAGATCAACTTAAAAATCCTATTGGGAACTTCAAAATTGTTTTTATAGATGAAGCTCAACGAATAGATAACATAGGGCTCACTTTAAAATCGATGGCAGATCAACTAAAATCTTTTCGATTGATGGGAAGTGGCTCGTCCGCTTTTGAGTTAAATAACCAAACACAAGAGCCACTTACAGTTTGA
- a CDS encoding nucleotidyl transferase AbiEii/AbiGii toxin family protein, translated as MVEKLRCVMQRMQARDFYDIWYLLEVHSMDLDFYIAEYDKINANEI; from the coding sequence TTGGTTGAAAAGCTACGTTGTGTCATGCAAAGAATGCAAGCTAGAGATTTTTATGACATTTGGTATTTGTTGGAAGTACACAGCATGGACCTTGATTTTTACATCGCAGAATATGACAAGATTAACGCAAACGAAATTTAG